The Achromobacter deleyi region GAGGCTTCAGACGAAGTGCCCTGAGCTGAAGATCACCGAGGGACGGCCACGCAAGTACTACTACTCGGAGAAGTCGGATAGCGATGAAGTCGCCGCAGCTGAGAGCGACCTCCCGATTCCTGCACCGAATCCATTGGACTCCAAACTCCATGAGCACGCGTTGTATCCACTCCTCTCTCTGTACCTATGGGAGGAGTTTGGCGTCTACTCCAATCGCATAGATGAAAAACGTTCGTCCAACAAGCGTGGGCCCAATGGGAATCGATGGCTCTATCCAGACCTGGTGGGGATGGAGGATTTAGGTGCTGAATGGCATCGTGAGGTGCGAGACTGCGTGAATCAGTATTCTGACAAGCGAACCAAGCTGTGGTCGTTTGAAGTGAAGCTACTGATCAACCGGTCGAATGCGCGCGAGTGCTTCTTTCAGGCTGTTTCGAATTCGTCTTGGGCGAATTTTGGCTATCTCGTGGCTGCGGAGATCGAAGGCCATGACACGCTTAAAGAGCTACGGATGCTCTTTGCTGCCCATGGAATCGGACTCATCAAACTGGATGTCGAGAATCCTGCTGACAGCCAGGTGTTGGTGCCTGCCCGCGAACGCGATGAGATCGACTGGGATATGGTCAATAGGCTGGCCACAGAGAACAGGGATTTCCTGGAGTACGTGAAGCTCATTAAGCAGTTCTATCAGACTGGAGAGGCACGGCCAACTGATTGGGATATTCCCACGGCATTGGAATAGAAGTGGCTGGAACATCAAAGCGCGGGTGGACCGGGTGCGCAAATCGTCCGCTCCTCGTGATTGCTTCTCTTATAAGCACTTCGGGCGGGCACAATCCCAGAAGATGAATGTGCACGCCTGGCCGAGAGCAAGCCGCGTTAGGCTGGAGCCCGCTACCGGAGCAAGCTACGCGGGCAGGTGGAGAACCTCGCCCTAACGCCCCGTCGCGTTAGGCACTTAGCCGGGGCTGAGCAGAGCCGAGGTGACCCAGGCGCCGATCCGTCCACCAGGGAAGGTTGAAGGGCGTCGATAGCGCAGGTGGATACTCTGCGAGACCGAAAGTTATGTCGTACCCCGTTCCGCGGGACCGATTAGGTGCACCAATCTTTGCGATTAATCCATCAATGACTAAAATGCAGTCATTG contains the following coding sequences:
- a CDS encoding COG2958 family protein; its protein translation is MALNLGKAVVNFLQDRADQKFTARQIAEWIFATFSDECQAKKINSQSLNTDAELIQQLVAEISAQRPRLQTKCPELKITEGRPRKYYYSEKSDSDEVAAAESDLPIPAPNPLDSKLHEHALYPLLSLYLWEEFGVYSNRIDEKRSSNKRGPNGNRWLYPDLVGMEDLGAEWHREVRDCVNQYSDKRTKLWSFEVKLLINRSNARECFFQAVSNSSWANFGYLVAAEIEGHDTLKELRMLFAAHGIGLIKLDVENPADSQVLVPARERDEIDWDMVNRLATENRDFLEYVKLIKQFYQTGEARPTDWDIPTALE